The following coding sequences lie in one Arachis ipaensis cultivar K30076 chromosome B03, Araip1.1, whole genome shotgun sequence genomic window:
- the LOC107631111 gene encoding L-ascorbate oxidase isoform X2 gives MPTLLVIWCILLGVLGNLQKGEGRIRHYRWDVKYEYKSPDCFKKLVITVNGRSPGPTIQAEEGDTVVVEVNNSLVTENLAIHWHGIRQIGSPWFDGTEGVTQCPVLPGDTFKYQFVVDQAGTYLYHAHYGMQREAGLYGLIRVSPRQPEPFSYDYDRSIILDDWFHKSTYEQAAGLSAIPFQWVGEPQSLLINGKGRFNCSLSSPITGICNATNPECAPFSQTVVPGKTYRLRIGSLTTLSALSFQIQGHKMRVVEADGHYVEPFEVENLFIYSGETYSVLVKADQDPKRNYWITSNVVSRNRTTPPGLAIFNYYPNHPMRSPPTPPPTPPAWDDVKPRLAQSLAIKARQGFIQKPPTTSDRVIVLLNTQNTINGYRKWSVNNVSFSLPQTPYLVALKDNLKDAFDQTPPPEGYDSVNYDIFSVQNNTNATSSNGIYRLEFNSTVDVILQNANTMNKNNSETHPWHLHGHDFWVLGYGNGKFDKDKDPKKYNLENPILKNTVPVHPYGWTALRFKANNPGVWLFHCHIDSHFYMGMGVVFEEGIHRLAEKLPSSIMGCGETKTFRP, from the exons ATGCCAACTTTATTGGTTATATGGTGTATATTGCTTGGTGTTCTGGGGAATTTGCAGAAAGGTGAGGGTCGAATTAGACATTACAGATGGGATGTGAAGTACGAGTATAAGTCCCCTGATTGCTTCAAGAAGCTGGTGATCACCGTTAATGGGAGATCTCCAGGACCCACCATCCAGGCAGAGGAGGGTGACACTGTGGTTGTTGAAGTTAACAACTCTCTCGTCACTGAAAACCTTGCCATCCATTGGCATGGGATTAGACAG ATTGGAAGTCCTTGGTTTGACGGAACAGAAGGTGTAACTCAATGTCCGGTACTTCCCGGAGACACATTCAAGTATCAATTCGTTGTGGACCag GCTGGAACATATCTATACCATGCTCACTATGGAATGCAAAGGGAAGCAGGGCTATATGGACTAATTAGGGTGTCACCACGTCAGCCAGAACCATTTTCATATGACTATGATCGAAGTATCATTTTAGATGATTGGTTCCACAAGAGCACATATGAACAAGCAGCTGGATTATCTGCAATTCCTTTCCAATGGGTCGGGGAACCTCAG TCACTGTTGATAAATGGAAAAGGAAGGTTCAACTGCTCTTTATCATCTCCAATAACTGGAATTTGTAACGCAACAAATCCAGAATGCGCCCCCTTTTCACAAACGGTGGTCCCTGGAAAAACATACAGACTCAGAATTGGCAGCTTGACCACTCTTTCAGCCCTCTCTTTCCAAATTCAG GGCCATAAGATGAGAGTGGTGGAAGCAGATGGACACTATGTTGAGCCATTTGAGGTAGAGAATTTGTTCATATACTCTGGTGAGACCTACTCGGTGCTGGTTAAAGCAGATCAAGACCCTAAAAGAAACTATTGGATCACCTCTAACGTTGTAAGCAGAAACAGAACCACACCACCTGGTTTAGCCATTTTCAACTACTATCCTAACCACCCTATGCGCTCTCCCCCAACCCCACCACCAACACCTCCTGCTTGGGACGACGTTAAGCCCAGGCTGGCCCAGAGCCTCGCCATCAAAGCCCGCCAAGGCTTCATTCAAAAGCCTCCAACAACCTCTGACAGAGTCATAGTACTCCTCAACACCCAGAACACCATAAATGGTTATCGCAAATGGTCCGTTAACAATGTTTCTTTCAGCCTCCCTCAGACCCCTTACCTTGTTGCACTCAAAGATAATCTAAAAGACGCATTTGATCAAACACCTCCTCCTGAAGGCTATGATTCTGTTAACTATGACATTTTCAGTGTCCAAAACAACACCAATGCTACTTCCAGCAATGGTATTTACAGGCTGGAGTTCAACTCAACGGTGGATGTTATACTTCAGAATGCAAATACCATGAACAAGAACAATAGCGAGACACACCCGTGGCATCTTCATGGACATGATTTTTGGGTTCTTGGGTATGGAAATGGAAAGTTTGACAAGGACAAGGACCCTAAGAAGTACAACTTGGAGAACCCCATATTAAAGAACACTGTTCCGGTGCATCCCTATGGTTGGACTGCACTGAGATTCAAAGCCAATAATCCTGGAGTGTGGCTATTCCATTGCCACATAGACTCACACTTCTACATGGGCATGGGAGTCGTCTTTGAAGAAGGAATCCATAGACTTGCTGAGAAGCTTCCTTCTTCTATTATGGGTTGCGGTGAAACCAAAACTTTTAGACCTTAA
- the LOC107631111 gene encoding L-ascorbate oxidase isoform X1: MVELRLIKGMPTLLVIWCILLGVLGNLQKGEGRIRHYRWDVKYEYKSPDCFKKLVITVNGRSPGPTIQAEEGDTVVVEVNNSLVTENLAIHWHGIRQIGSPWFDGTEGVTQCPVLPGDTFKYQFVVDQAGTYLYHAHYGMQREAGLYGLIRVSPRQPEPFSYDYDRSIILDDWFHKSTYEQAAGLSAIPFQWVGEPQSLLINGKGRFNCSLSSPITGICNATNPECAPFSQTVVPGKTYRLRIGSLTTLSALSFQIQGHKMRVVEADGHYVEPFEVENLFIYSGETYSVLVKADQDPKRNYWITSNVVSRNRTTPPGLAIFNYYPNHPMRSPPTPPPTPPAWDDVKPRLAQSLAIKARQGFIQKPPTTSDRVIVLLNTQNTINGYRKWSVNNVSFSLPQTPYLVALKDNLKDAFDQTPPPEGYDSVNYDIFSVQNNTNATSSNGIYRLEFNSTVDVILQNANTMNKNNSETHPWHLHGHDFWVLGYGNGKFDKDKDPKKYNLENPILKNTVPVHPYGWTALRFKANNPGVWLFHCHIDSHFYMGMGVVFEEGIHRLAEKLPSSIMGCGETKTFRP, from the exons ATGGTTGAGTTAAGGTTGATAAAGGGTATGCCAACTTTATTGGTTATATGGTGTATATTGCTTGGTGTTCTGGGGAATTTGCAGAAAGGTGAGGGTCGAATTAGACATTACAGATGGGATGTGAAGTACGAGTATAAGTCCCCTGATTGCTTCAAGAAGCTGGTGATCACCGTTAATGGGAGATCTCCAGGACCCACCATCCAGGCAGAGGAGGGTGACACTGTGGTTGTTGAAGTTAACAACTCTCTCGTCACTGAAAACCTTGCCATCCATTGGCATGGGATTAGACAG ATTGGAAGTCCTTGGTTTGACGGAACAGAAGGTGTAACTCAATGTCCGGTACTTCCCGGAGACACATTCAAGTATCAATTCGTTGTGGACCag GCTGGAACATATCTATACCATGCTCACTATGGAATGCAAAGGGAAGCAGGGCTATATGGACTAATTAGGGTGTCACCACGTCAGCCAGAACCATTTTCATATGACTATGATCGAAGTATCATTTTAGATGATTGGTTCCACAAGAGCACATATGAACAAGCAGCTGGATTATCTGCAATTCCTTTCCAATGGGTCGGGGAACCTCAG TCACTGTTGATAAATGGAAAAGGAAGGTTCAACTGCTCTTTATCATCTCCAATAACTGGAATTTGTAACGCAACAAATCCAGAATGCGCCCCCTTTTCACAAACGGTGGTCCCTGGAAAAACATACAGACTCAGAATTGGCAGCTTGACCACTCTTTCAGCCCTCTCTTTCCAAATTCAG GGCCATAAGATGAGAGTGGTGGAAGCAGATGGACACTATGTTGAGCCATTTGAGGTAGAGAATTTGTTCATATACTCTGGTGAGACCTACTCGGTGCTGGTTAAAGCAGATCAAGACCCTAAAAGAAACTATTGGATCACCTCTAACGTTGTAAGCAGAAACAGAACCACACCACCTGGTTTAGCCATTTTCAACTACTATCCTAACCACCCTATGCGCTCTCCCCCAACCCCACCACCAACACCTCCTGCTTGGGACGACGTTAAGCCCAGGCTGGCCCAGAGCCTCGCCATCAAAGCCCGCCAAGGCTTCATTCAAAAGCCTCCAACAACCTCTGACAGAGTCATAGTACTCCTCAACACCCAGAACACCATAAATGGTTATCGCAAATGGTCCGTTAACAATGTTTCTTTCAGCCTCCCTCAGACCCCTTACCTTGTTGCACTCAAAGATAATCTAAAAGACGCATTTGATCAAACACCTCCTCCTGAAGGCTATGATTCTGTTAACTATGACATTTTCAGTGTCCAAAACAACACCAATGCTACTTCCAGCAATGGTATTTACAGGCTGGAGTTCAACTCAACGGTGGATGTTATACTTCAGAATGCAAATACCATGAACAAGAACAATAGCGAGACACACCCGTGGCATCTTCATGGACATGATTTTTGGGTTCTTGGGTATGGAAATGGAAAGTTTGACAAGGACAAGGACCCTAAGAAGTACAACTTGGAGAACCCCATATTAAAGAACACTGTTCCGGTGCATCCCTATGGTTGGACTGCACTGAGATTCAAAGCCAATAATCCTGGAGTGTGGCTATTCCATTGCCACATAGACTCACACTTCTACATGGGCATGGGAGTCGTCTTTGAAGAAGGAATCCATAGACTTGCTGAGAAGCTTCCTTCTTCTATTATGGGTTGCGGTGAAACCAAAACTTTTAGACCTTAA